The proteins below are encoded in one region of Arenibacter algicola:
- a CDS encoding RNA polymerase sigma factor yields the protein MTNADRHTLVLVGQLIAGEEKAFEQVMEAYYKKLLIYAYSYTNDYPQAQDIVQNVFLRLWECRQNINIKESFQGLLYKSVYNEYIDDYRRKKSSTIINEAYKQALNYAVDDNNHELVEDKIALIKREVEHLPTRCKQIFLLSKQDGLTNSEIATYLNISIKTVEYQIAQAYSTIRKKTETKIKKLAMILFSFIKLN from the coding sequence ATGACCAATGCTGATCGCCATACCTTAGTTTTAGTTGGACAACTCATCGCAGGAGAAGAGAAAGCATTTGAACAGGTGATGGAAGCCTACTACAAAAAACTTTTGATCTACGCCTATAGCTACACCAATGATTACCCTCAGGCCCAGGATATAGTTCAAAACGTCTTTTTACGATTATGGGAGTGCAGACAAAATATTAATATCAAAGAGTCCTTTCAAGGGCTTTTGTACAAATCGGTTTACAATGAATATATTGATGATTACAGAAGAAAGAAATCTTCTACAATCATCAATGAAGCCTATAAGCAAGCCCTGAATTATGCCGTGGACGATAACAACCACGAATTAGTGGAAGATAAGATCGCTTTGATAAAAAGGGAAGTGGAACATTTACCTACTAGATGCAAACAAATTTTTTTATTGAGCAAACAAGATGGCCTGACCAACTCCGAAATTGCGACCTATTTAAATATATCCATTAAAACCGTGGAATACCAAATTGCCCAAGCCTATAGCACAATTAGAAAAAAAACTGAGACGAAAATAAAGAAATTAGCCATGATTCTCTTTTCTTTTATAAAATTGAACTAA
- a CDS encoding SusC/RagA family TonB-linked outer membrane protein: MKLTTLLLFIALFNIRANNYAQNTRISLDLKEVSIEKVLNEIESHTEFKFLYNLKDVDISKIVTLKVNKEKVRSILNTLFLNTNVSYEVLDKHIILKRNENKDIKNVPLKTDDTPIQSEVQGIVKDSDGMILAGANVVIKGTTKGVVTDFDGYFSIAVPNSQTVLVFSYIGMETKEVVVGNNTNLDVVMNPSAQKMDEVVVTALGMKREKRALGYSVGEVDSEKINLVPQENALGGLSSRVSGLDIRRSGNDLNAETYVYIRGRTSLSGNDEPLVVVDGSPVGSTAVLGNISAMNIQSVSILKGASAAALYGSRAGNGVILVTTKSGEGLKKGIGVSFSSTVTLNTPYKYFETQDQFTNGQRGIFDEATWQHWYGPGEGGSAVQWNSNGEAVPLKFYKDPQKDYFRTGVTTINDASISGNYDKGSFRLAVSHLKGEGYSPGTELQKLGFRLNTTYKITDNVNVSTNFDVSNPNSDNNPVKVLGGDDQYFDLFNIAPHININDLKGDYWETPNVEQRNVTDGYNNPWFSANERKNKFDKLSGFGNIKLDWEITSNFNAMARVAYSGNYNKVETLKPWSFQGFGGGTTKPTGAYNLDNSSSKETNVDVLFSYDKKFGDFRISPSVGGNILNSEVNTYSSGGDNLVLPGLFTLSNVSRGGLEYSSGTFKKAVYSVYGMATLSYKNMLYLDLTARNDWSSTLPTENRSYFYPSASGSVLVSEMFQMPSWISLLKIRSGWAEVGKDTDPYLIHPTLTQGFWGDDFTYSLPSSMPNTKLKPEIATSYEVGTDLGFFKGRLGLEATYYKTQNKNQILNVNVSPLTGYTSTTINAGNVENYGFEFGLNVVPIRTEDLEWNMNFNFTTQESKLVELVDGIDRVDFGGGTDGGAFTRVGGIIGDMYSPYIKKVEEGEYAGWNLLDSNGRWVDDRARENQIKVGNFNNDFAVGMNTSIKYKNFTLSASFDWRQGGDFFSESMKRMARSGKIEDWQNGISSSTFSGVLDANSFPDGAALANEIKSNPIYRDNDVWIGGRNEELGGFEFNGNYNGAFFPGVIDNGDGTYTENFGDVGTKLFDAYRVVESSGSYWRTGYAFMYDASFVKLRDITMTYALPAEVAKFISADNVAISVYAKNVMLWTAAGIGIDPELAYDQGTQGFEKWNVAPWTIPVGLRLNISF, from the coding sequence ATGAAATTAACCACCCTTTTGCTGTTCATTGCCTTATTTAATATAAGGGCCAATAATTATGCACAAAACACGCGAATAAGCCTGGATCTCAAAGAGGTCTCGATTGAAAAGGTGCTAAATGAGATTGAATCCCATACAGAGTTTAAATTTCTGTACAATTTAAAAGATGTGGATATTAGTAAAATTGTTACCCTTAAGGTGAACAAAGAAAAGGTTAGGAGTATATTGAATACGCTTTTTCTCAATACCAATGTGTCTTATGAGGTATTGGACAAACATATTATCCTAAAAAGAAACGAGAACAAAGACATTAAAAATGTTCCCCTTAAAACCGATGATACTCCGATACAATCGGAAGTTCAAGGTATTGTTAAGGACAGCGATGGGATGATTTTAGCTGGGGCCAATGTTGTCATTAAGGGAACTACCAAAGGGGTGGTTACCGATTTTGATGGCTATTTTAGTATTGCTGTACCCAATTCGCAAACCGTTCTTGTCTTCTCCTATATTGGAATGGAGACGAAAGAGGTTGTTGTGGGGAACAATACTAATTTAGATGTTGTGATGAACCCTTCTGCCCAAAAAATGGACGAAGTAGTGGTTACGGCTTTGGGCATGAAACGGGAAAAAAGAGCCTTGGGATATTCTGTAGGCGAAGTTGACAGTGAAAAAATAAACTTGGTGCCCCAGGAAAATGCGTTGGGCGGTTTGTCCAGTAGGGTTTCCGGGTTGGATATTCGAAGGTCTGGTAACGACTTAAATGCCGAAACCTATGTGTATATCAGAGGTAGAACTTCTTTGTCCGGAAATGATGAGCCTTTAGTTGTTGTAGATGGTTCCCCTGTTGGGAGTACTGCAGTTTTGGGTAATATAAGCGCTATGAACATTCAGAGTGTTTCCATATTAAAAGGAGCAAGTGCAGCTGCACTTTACGGTTCCAGAGCAGGTAACGGGGTTATCCTTGTTACTACTAAATCTGGTGAAGGTCTAAAAAAGGGAATTGGGGTTTCATTCTCATCAACAGTCACTTTAAATACGCCCTATAAATATTTTGAAACTCAGGATCAATTTACCAATGGGCAAAGAGGTATTTTTGATGAAGCCACGTGGCAACACTGGTATGGTCCCGGGGAAGGCGGATCTGCGGTACAATGGAATAGTAATGGTGAAGCAGTGCCATTAAAGTTTTATAAAGATCCACAGAAAGATTACTTTAGGACAGGGGTAACCACAATAAATGATGCTAGTATAAGTGGGAATTATGACAAGGGTAGCTTTAGATTGGCAGTATCACATTTGAAAGGAGAAGGCTACTCCCCAGGCACTGAGCTTCAAAAACTTGGTTTCCGACTAAATACGACCTATAAAATAACGGATAATGTAAACGTTTCCACGAATTTTGATGTTTCTAACCCTAATTCTGACAATAATCCAGTTAAAGTTCTTGGTGGTGATGACCAGTATTTTGATTTATTCAATATCGCGCCACATATAAATATCAATGACCTAAAAGGAGACTATTGGGAAACACCGAACGTGGAGCAACGCAATGTTACGGACGGTTATAATAACCCTTGGTTTTCCGCAAATGAAAGGAAAAACAAATTCGACAAGCTAAGTGGTTTTGGAAATATTAAGCTGGACTGGGAAATTACCTCAAATTTTAATGCTATGGCTCGCGTAGCTTATAGTGGCAATTACAATAAAGTGGAAACTTTAAAACCATGGTCTTTTCAAGGATTTGGTGGGGGAACTACCAAACCAACTGGGGCATATAACCTGGATAATAGTAGTTCTAAGGAGACTAACGTAGATGTTTTGTTTTCCTATGATAAGAAATTTGGAGATTTCCGTATATCCCCTTCTGTAGGTGGAAATATATTGAATAGCGAAGTTAACACCTATAGTTCTGGAGGTGACAATTTGGTTCTTCCTGGGTTGTTTACCCTTTCCAATGTAAGCAGAGGAGGATTGGAATACAGTAGTGGAACTTTTAAAAAGGCAGTATACAGTGTTTATGGAATGGCTACGTTGAGCTATAAAAATATGCTATACTTGGATTTAACAGCACGTAACGATTGGTCCAGTACCCTTCCTACGGAGAACAGATCTTACTTTTACCCTTCCGCTTCTGGAAGTGTTTTGGTTTCTGAAATGTTCCAAATGCCATCTTGGATTTCGTTACTTAAAATACGCTCTGGATGGGCAGAGGTAGGAAAGGATACCGATCCTTATTTAATCCACCCAACTTTAACCCAAGGCTTTTGGGGGGATGATTTTACCTATTCACTTCCGAGCAGTATGCCAAATACCAAGCTAAAGCCAGAAATAGCTACTTCTTATGAGGTAGGTACTGATTTAGGTTTCTTTAAGGGCAGACTGGGTCTGGAGGCTACCTATTACAAGACTCAAAACAAAAACCAAATTTTAAATGTGAACGTTTCACCACTTACGGGGTATACCAGTACCACCATTAATGCAGGGAATGTGGAAAATTACGGGTTTGAATTTGGATTGAATGTGGTTCCTATTAGAACGGAAGATCTTGAATGGAACATGAACTTTAATTTCACTACTCAGGAAAGTAAATTGGTGGAATTGGTTGACGGTATTGACCGTGTTGATTTTGGTGGAGGAACAGATGGTGGTGCTTTTACAAGAGTAGGAGGAATCATTGGGGACATGTACTCTCCTTATATAAAGAAAGTAGAAGAAGGCGAGTATGCAGGATGGAATCTATTGGATTCTAATGGAAGATGGGTGGATGATAGAGCTCGGGAGAACCAAATTAAGGTTGGAAATTTCAACAACGATTTTGCTGTTGGAATGAACACTTCTATTAAGTATAAAAACTTTACCCTTTCTGCTAGTTTCGACTGGAGGCAAGGCGGGGATTTCTTCTCCGAATCCATGAAGAGAATGGCACGTTCTGGAAAAATAGAGGACTGGCAAAATGGAATCAGCTCCAGCACCTTTTCTGGTGTTTTAGATGCTAATTCTTTTCCGGATGGTGCTGCCTTGGCCAATGAAATCAAATCTAACCCTATTTATAGAGACAACGATGTCTGGATTGGTGGGCGAAATGAAGAATTAGGTGGGTTTGAATTTAACGGAAATTACAATGGAGCCTTCTTTCCAGGGGTAATAGACAATGGTGATGGTACCTACACCGAAAATTTTGGAGATGTTGGCACAAAATTATTTGACGCCTATAGAGTGGTTGAATCTAGCGGTAGTTATTGGAGAACCGGTTATGCTTTTATGTACGACGCATCTTTTGTTAAATTAAGAGACATCACCATGACCTATGCACTACCAGCCGAGGTTGCCAAGTTTATTTCGGCTGATAACGTAGCCATATCCGTATATGCCAAGAATGTTATGCTTTGGACCGCAGCCGGTATCGGAATCGACCCTGAGCTTGCCTATGATCAGGGAACCCAAGGGTTTGAAAAATGGAATGTGGCCCCTTGGACTATTCCTGTAGGCCTTCGACTAAACATAAGTTTCTAA
- a CDS encoding acyl-CoA dehydrogenase family protein, with product MRPDLFEAPDYYNLDDLLSEEHKLVRDAARQWVKRDISPIIEEYAQKAEFPKQIIKGLSEIGAFGPYIPEEYGGAGLDQISYGLIMQEIERGDSGVRSTASVQSSLVMYPIFAYGTEEQRKKYLPKLASGEFMGCFGLTEPNHGSNPSGMETKFADKGDHFLLNGAKLWISNSPFADIAVVWAKNEEGRIHGLIVERGMEGFTTPETHNKWSLRASATGELIFDNVKVPKENLLPGKNGLGAPLGCLDSARYGIAWGAIGAAMDCYDTALRYAKERIQFGKPIAATQLQQKKLAEMITEITKAQLLAFRLGQLKNEGRATTAQISMAKRNNVDMAIKIAREARQVLGGMGITGEYSIMRHMMNLESVITYEGTHDIHLLITGADITGLPAFQ from the coding sequence ATGCGACCCGATTTGTTTGAAGCTCCTGATTATTACAATTTAGACGACCTTTTATCCGAAGAACATAAATTGGTTCGCGATGCTGCCAGACAGTGGGTAAAGCGGGATATTTCCCCGATAATAGAAGAATATGCCCAAAAGGCGGAGTTCCCAAAACAAATCATTAAAGGCCTATCTGAAATTGGCGCCTTCGGACCCTATATCCCAGAAGAATATGGAGGTGCCGGACTGGACCAAATAAGCTACGGGCTAATTATGCAGGAAATAGAACGTGGAGATAGTGGGGTTCGCTCTACCGCCTCGGTACAATCGTCTTTGGTAATGTATCCTATTTTTGCCTATGGCACTGAGGAGCAGCGAAAAAAATACCTGCCTAAATTGGCCTCCGGCGAATTTATGGGCTGCTTTGGATTAACAGAACCCAATCATGGTTCCAACCCTAGTGGTATGGAAACCAAGTTTGCGGATAAAGGCGATCATTTTCTACTAAACGGTGCCAAACTTTGGATTTCCAACTCCCCTTTTGCAGATATAGCGGTAGTGTGGGCTAAGAATGAAGAAGGACGTATCCACGGACTTATCGTAGAACGTGGAATGGAAGGCTTTACCACACCCGAGACCCATAATAAATGGTCTTTACGTGCTTCGGCGACCGGCGAATTAATCTTTGATAATGTAAAAGTTCCTAAAGAAAATCTACTACCTGGTAAAAATGGGCTTGGTGCACCTCTAGGCTGCTTGGATTCCGCCCGCTACGGAATTGCCTGGGGCGCTATAGGTGCTGCTATGGATTGTTATGATACTGCCCTGAGATATGCCAAGGAACGCATACAATTTGGTAAACCTATTGCAGCCACCCAATTGCAGCAAAAAAAATTGGCCGAGATGATTACCGAAATCACCAAAGCACAATTATTGGCATTCCGATTGGGTCAATTGAAAAACGAAGGGAGGGCCACTACGGCACAAATTTCAATGGCCAAGCGCAACAACGTGGATATGGCGATCAAGATAGCCCGGGAGGCCAGACAGGTCTTGGGCGGAATGGGCATAACTGGAGAATACAGCATTATGCGCCATATGATGAATCTTGAAAGTGTCATCACCTATGAGGGCACACATGACATCCACCTATTGATTACAGGTGCGGACATTACGGGGCTACCGGCTTTTCAATAA
- a CDS encoding heme-binding domain-containing protein yields the protein MLKKILIGLGVVLILIQFIRPEKNESNENTYDISTNYQVPEDVNHLLKVSCNDCHSNKTEYPWYSNVQPVAWFLNSHVVDGKRHLNFSNFTKLPLAIQYHKFEEIVEMVEEKEMPIPSYTYFGLHPEADLTQDQRDQILDWSKAQMAYLKNTYPADSLVRKPRPGKSPSK from the coding sequence ATGCTAAAAAAAATTTTGATAGGGTTGGGTGTTGTATTGATCCTGATCCAATTTATCCGACCCGAAAAAAATGAATCCAACGAAAATACTTATGATATTTCCACGAACTATCAGGTTCCGGAGGATGTAAACCATTTGTTGAAGGTTTCCTGTAATGATTGTCATTCCAATAAAACGGAATATCCTTGGTATTCCAATGTTCAGCCAGTAGCTTGGTTCTTAAACAGTCATGTTGTTGACGGTAAAAGACATTTAAATTTTTCCAATTTTACAAAATTGCCTTTGGCCATTCAATATCACAAATTCGAAGAGATAGTTGAAATGGTGGAAGAGAAGGAAATGCCCATTCCTTCCTACACTTATTTTGGTCTTCATCCTGAGGCCGACCTGACCCAAGACCAACGGGATCAAATTTTGGATTGGTCCAAGGCGCAAATGGCATATTTAAAGAATACTTATCCCGCGGATAGTTTGGTAAGAAAGCCTAGGCCTGGGAAATCCCCTTCGAAATAA
- a CDS encoding FecR family protein, with product MIPSNIELGILKYLDKTATAKQLQELEEWLEDPLNMELFNDYVLLHYAINMGLNKMDDQPMKEELIRKIQKGKLGIKKVHPQILLKIAAVLLLLVGFGYFFSQKFNEVNVEEQIDPNQITLQLDNGNIEVISEDGKRKIIDAEGNEVGVQKGNALNYNEGGDPGKLIHNQLNIPNGKQFELVLSDGSSVFLNSGSSIKYPVKFLPGKTREVFLSGEAYFQITKDSINPFIVNVDDLKVRVLGTEFNLSSYPEDSQVTTVLVNGSVGLYSGDVYGPETTTFMKPGFRGVYDHSSGNISLDEVDTSLYTSWKSGKLVFRSMQFKNIIKKLERSYNVSIVNNNKELGEQYFSASFDKDELMEQIFASFRTSYRFTYTIENEKITIN from the coding sequence ATGATTCCATCCAATATAGAATTAGGTATACTTAAATACCTCGATAAAACGGCCACGGCTAAACAACTACAAGAGTTGGAAGAATGGCTGGAAGATCCTTTGAACATGGAGCTCTTCAATGATTATGTTCTGTTGCACTATGCAATCAATATGGGACTCAATAAAATGGATGATCAGCCGATGAAGGAAGAATTGATCCGTAAAATCCAGAAAGGGAAACTTGGCATTAAGAAGGTGCACCCGCAAATCCTACTTAAAATTGCTGCAGTATTGCTCTTACTCGTAGGATTTGGTTATTTTTTTAGTCAAAAATTCAATGAAGTCAATGTAGAGGAACAAATTGATCCCAACCAGATTACACTTCAGTTGGATAATGGAAACATAGAGGTCATTAGTGAAGATGGTAAGCGAAAGATAATCGATGCAGAAGGAAATGAGGTTGGAGTGCAAAAAGGAAATGCACTTAACTACAATGAAGGCGGTGATCCGGGAAAACTAATCCATAATCAGCTAAATATTCCCAATGGCAAACAATTTGAATTGGTCCTGTCCGATGGCAGTAGTGTATTTCTAAATTCAGGTTCTTCCATAAAGTACCCAGTGAAATTTTTGCCGGGCAAGACAAGGGAGGTATTCTTGAGCGGTGAAGCTTATTTCCAAATAACAAAAGACAGTATTAATCCATTTATTGTCAATGTTGACGATTTAAAGGTGCGTGTCCTAGGTACGGAATTCAATCTTTCTTCCTATCCCGAAGATAGTCAGGTTACTACAGTTTTGGTCAATGGGTCCGTTGGTCTTTATAGCGGCGATGTTTATGGGCCTGAAACTACCACTTTTATGAAGCCTGGTTTTAGGGGGGTGTATGACCATTCCAGTGGTAACATCTCTTTGGACGAAGTGGACACTAGTCTGTATACCAGTTGGAAATCGGGGAAACTGGTGTTCAGAAGTATGCAGTTTAAAAATATCATTAAAAAATTAGAGCGCTCTTACAATGTTAGTATTGTAAATAATAATAAGGAACTGGGCGAACAATATTTTAGTGCCAGTTTTGACAAGGATGAGCTAATGGAGCAAATCTTCGCTTCCTTTAGAACAAGCTATAGGTTTACCTATACGATTGAAAATGAAAAAATAACTATAAACTAA
- a CDS encoding SusD/RagB family nutrient-binding outer membrane lipoprotein — MTGIKKNIIAILLPMVVLFAAGCSESLEDINVSPNSLPDTEIDIKFVLTGILSQSATITADLNMGAAEITATTQYLQRDFTSYDRFNFNWQASSFAGYYEPLKDSDYIFERAESEKTGKVKDYYQGVALIMKSYWYGMLTSVFGDLPYTNALQAEKGGDEFFKPVYDDQLTIFKGIINDLGQANTLLTGVGVIQEVADADVVYQGDALKWRKLANSLRLRYYMRLSEKGGIDINPAAEISAIVGNSAEYPILVNNDDNAAIGFVGTNSDNSWYGGPLRSSNRSEFYRRKPSATIVNDLTALGDPRLTAWVRPVDVQIFEGATDEIVEEDGVIKRYTTVDVNTINNDLNKENNIDTSLFVGLPVALTDPNQFQKFADGINANEVIASLDGSVYLAAASNPHASYLTEMYAEDAHPMVKAVLMNAAEVQFILAEASVRGWISNSALDYYNSGIRLSMGQYGISDGDPSTVYDKDNNTLVPFDQGMYMAQVQQIFNDATDKMVPIMHQKWISQWLTPESWFDWRRTGLPNLSVNIIAGTKGQEIPVRFYYDDPFNEENMLQAIGKLQPAENDQWSKMWLLQ; from the coding sequence ATGACTGGAATAAAGAAAAATATAATCGCAATTTTATTGCCAATGGTAGTACTTTTTGCTGCAGGGTGCTCCGAATCTTTGGAGGATATAAATGTGAGCCCCAATAGTTTACCAGATACCGAGATAGACATTAAATTTGTGCTGACCGGTATTTTGTCCCAATCTGCAACTATAACTGCTGATCTTAATATGGGTGCCGCAGAGATTACTGCTACGACCCAATATTTGCAACGTGACTTTACAAGTTATGACCGATTTAATTTTAATTGGCAGGCCTCGAGTTTTGCTGGCTATTATGAACCTTTAAAAGATAGTGACTATATCTTCGAAAGGGCAGAAAGCGAAAAAACAGGGAAGGTAAAAGATTACTATCAGGGGGTTGCACTAATCATGAAATCGTATTGGTATGGAATGTTGACGTCTGTTTTTGGGGATTTGCCATACACGAATGCACTCCAAGCAGAAAAGGGAGGAGATGAATTTTTTAAACCTGTTTATGATGATCAACTGACTATTTTTAAGGGAATAATAAATGATTTGGGTCAGGCCAATACCCTTCTAACGGGAGTTGGGGTCATACAAGAAGTTGCGGATGCAGACGTTGTGTATCAAGGAGACGCCTTAAAGTGGCGTAAACTTGCGAATTCCTTACGCCTTAGGTATTATATGCGATTATCAGAAAAGGGAGGTATTGATATTAATCCAGCTGCAGAAATTTCAGCTATAGTGGGGAACAGTGCAGAATATCCTATTTTAGTTAATAATGACGACAATGCGGCCATCGGATTTGTGGGAACCAATAGCGACAACAGTTGGTACGGAGGTCCCTTAAGAAGTAGTAATCGCTCTGAATTTTATCGTAGGAAACCATCAGCTACTATTGTTAATGATTTGACTGCCCTGGGCGATCCCAGACTAACTGCTTGGGTACGACCAGTGGATGTTCAAATTTTCGAGGGTGCCACCGATGAAATTGTAGAGGAAGATGGCGTGATAAAACGATATACCACTGTAGATGTTAACACAATAAATAATGATTTAAATAAGGAGAATAATATTGATACCTCCTTATTTGTAGGTTTGCCAGTCGCCTTAACGGATCCTAACCAATTTCAGAAATTTGCGGATGGTATCAATGCTAATGAGGTAATTGCGTCTCTAGATGGTAGCGTATATCTTGCTGCGGCATCTAACCCACATGCTTCTTATCTAACTGAAATGTATGCAGAGGATGCCCATCCAATGGTAAAGGCGGTACTAATGAATGCTGCTGAGGTACAATTTATTTTGGCTGAGGCAAGTGTCCGAGGGTGGATATCCAATAGCGCTTTGGATTATTACAATAGTGGTATTCGATTGTCAATGGGGCAGTATGGAATTTCAGACGGAGACCCATCTACGGTGTATGATAAAGATAACAACACCCTTGTTCCTTTTGATCAAGGAATGTATATGGCACAGGTGCAACAGATATTTAATGATGCTACTGACAAAATGGTGCCTATAATGCACCAAAAATGGATTTCTCAATGGCTTACTCCGGAATCATGGTTCGATTGGCGTAGAACTGGACTTCCAAATTTAAGTGTCAACATTATAGCTGGGACTAAGGGACAAGAGATACCTGTTAGGTTTTATTATGATGATCCTTTTAATGAAGAGAATATGTTGCAAGCCATAGGTAAATTGCAGCCTGCTGAAAACGATCAGTGGTCTAAAATGTGGTTGCTGCAATAA
- a CDS encoding GH1 family beta-glucosidase — MSKNLDYFDLQANDFGEDFIWGVSTAAYQIEGAHDIHDKGPSIWDHFTSKKGNTYQNQHGNDACEFYHKFQEDILLMRKMNIDHFRFSLSWSRILPNGTGAISSKGIQFYNDVINFCLECGITPWVTLYHWDLPLALEQKGGWTNREILGWFQEYVTVCANSFGDRVKNWMVLNEPMVFTGAGYFLGVHAPGRKGLKNFLPSVHHAVLCQAAGGRILRNLVANANIGTTFSCSQISPYRNNSRDHKAAERADAMLNRLFIEPSLGMGYPWGTIPVLKRLQSYIMPGDAENSEFDFDFVGIQNYTREKVKHSYFVPYIRAKIVKASKRKVRATLMDWEVYPPSIFKMIKRFNSYEGVKKIMITENGAAFADEIYQGGVHDEERLSYLQAYLKQVHKAQREGLKVDGYFVWTFTDNFEWAEGYYPRFGLVYIDFENQQRIVKSSGQWFSRFLGTR; from the coding sequence ATGTCGAAAAATTTAGATTATTTTGATTTACAAGCAAATGACTTTGGTGAAGATTTTATTTGGGGAGTATCTACGGCGGCATATCAGATAGAGGGTGCCCACGACATACATGATAAAGGACCTTCCATCTGGGACCATTTTACCTCCAAAAAGGGGAATACCTACCAAAATCAGCACGGCAATGATGCCTGTGAATTTTATCACAAGTTTCAGGAGGATATCCTTCTGATGAGGAAAATGAATATTGACCACTTCAGATTTTCCTTGTCCTGGTCACGGATACTGCCAAATGGAACGGGAGCCATAAGCTCAAAAGGAATTCAGTTCTATAATGATGTTATCAACTTCTGCCTGGAATGTGGTATAACACCTTGGGTGACTTTATATCACTGGGATCTGCCCCTAGCTTTGGAGCAAAAAGGGGGTTGGACCAATCGTGAAATTCTGGGATGGTTCCAGGAATATGTTACGGTCTGTGCCAATAGTTTCGGAGATAGGGTAAAGAATTGGATGGTATTGAACGAACCTATGGTTTTTACGGGTGCGGGATATTTTCTTGGGGTACATGCCCCGGGTAGAAAAGGCTTAAAAAATTTTTTGCCCTCTGTGCACCACGCAGTATTGTGTCAGGCTGCAGGAGGTAGAATTTTGCGCAACTTGGTAGCCAATGCCAATATTGGCACTACCTTTTCCTGTTCCCAAATATCACCTTATAGGAACAATAGCAGGGATCATAAGGCAGCTGAAAGGGCAGATGCCATGCTTAACCGCCTCTTTATAGAGCCTTCTTTGGGAATGGGTTACCCATGGGGTACGATCCCGGTTTTAAAGCGACTACAGTCTTATATAATGCCGGGGGACGCCGAAAACTCGGAATTTGATTTCGATTTTGTGGGGATCCAAAATTATACCCGCGAAAAAGTAAAGCATTCCTATTTTGTTCCTTATATCAGGGCTAAAATTGTAAAGGCGAGTAAGCGCAAGGTCAGGGCTACACTAATGGACTGGGAAGTCTATCCGCCCAGTATTTTTAAAATGATAAAAAGATTTAACAGCTACGAGGGAGTAAAAAAAATAATGATTACTGAGAATGGAGCTGCCTTTGCAGATGAAATCTACCAAGGAGGGGTACATGATGAGGAAAGGCTTTCCTATTTACAGGCATATTTAAAACAGGTGCACAAGGCGCAAAGGGAAGGGCTAAAGGTAGACGGTTATTTTGTGTGGACGTTTACGGACAATTTTGAATGGGCAGAGGGGTATTACCCTAGATTCGGATTGGTTTATATCGATTTTGAAAACCAGCAAAGAATTGTAAAGTCTTCGGGACAATGGTTCAGCCGTTTTTTGGGCACTAGGTAG